A stretch of DNA from Luteolibacter sp. Y139:
TCGGACGTCTGCCCGCCTACTCGACGAGGCATGACCACTACCTCGCCCTTGCCATGACGGTCCGCGACCACGTCATGCGCCGCGGCGTCCGCTGCTTCGAGAAGGGCGACAATCTCTTGGTACGACGCGTGGCGTACTTCTCTGCCGAGTTCTTGCCCGGCCCCCACCTCGGTAATCATCTGCTGAACCTCGGACTGACCGAGTCCATCCGCAAAATGCTCGATGGCCTCGGCATCAATCTCGATGACTTGCTAGCTGAGGAGGAGGAACCCGGGCTCGGAAATGGCGGCCTCGGGCGCTTGGCGTCGTGCTATCTCGACTCGCTCGCCACCGTGGGAGTGCAATCGGTGGGCTACGGCATCCGCTACGAGTTCGGCATCTTCGATCAGACGATCCGCGATGGCTGGCAGATCCAGGGCACCGACAAGTGGCTGCATGGCGGCAATCCATGGGAAGTCCACCGGCCGGGAGCCGTGCAGGACGTGATGTTCGGCGGCCACACCGAGCCATGGCAGGACGAGAGTGACAGCCCCCGGAAGCGCTGGGTGCCGTCCATCGTGATCCGTGGCGAAGCCTACGACACGCCGATCTCCGGCTACGACTCGGACACCTGTGCCTTGATGCGACTGTGGAAAGCCGAAGCCGTTGAGTCCTTCGACTTCTCCGCCTTCAACCACGGCGACTACGACCGGGCCGTCGAACAAAAGGTCGCCTCGGAAAACCTCAGCAAAGTGCTCTACCCGAATGACGAGCTTCACCGCGGCAAGGAGCTGCGGCTAAAGCAGCAGTACTTTTTCACCTGCTGCGCACTTCAGGACATGCTGCGCATCTTGTCGCTGCGCGGAGCCCCGCCGGAGAGCTTCCACAGCAACTGGGCAGTCCAGCTCAATGACACCCACCCGGCCATCGCCGTCGCGGAACTCATGCGCCTGCTGGTCGATCAGCACGGACTCGGGTGGGATGTCGCCTGGAAAGTCACACGCAGCACCTTCTCCTATACCAATCACACCCTGCTTCCCGAAGCCTTGGAGCGCTGGCCGGTCGACATGATCGGCGGCCTGCTACCGCGCCACCTGGAAATCATCTACGAGATCAATGCCCGCTTCCTCGATGAAGTGCGCGCCGCCTTTCCCGGCGACGATGAGCGGCTCGCCCGCCTCTCCCTGATCGATGAAAGCGGACCTCGCTACGTCCGCATGGCAAACCTCGCCTGCGTCGGGAGCCAGACCGTGAACGGCGTCGCGGAACTTCACTCGAAACTCCTGCGGCAAACGGTCCTAGCCGACTTTGCCGCGCTATGGCCCGAAAAGTTCACCAACGTGACCAATGGCGTCACCCCCCGCCGCTTCGTGGCCCTCGCCAACCCCGGCCTCGGCAAGCTGCTCGCCAAG
This window harbors:
- a CDS encoding glycogen/starch/alpha-glucan phosphorylase is translated as MKGIPISDSIRTGIGADDLRQAFLDNLVCALGRLPAYSTRHDHYLALAMTVRDHVMRRGVRCFEKGDNLLVRRVAYFSAEFLPGPHLGNHLLNLGLTESIRKMLDGLGINLDDLLAEEEEPGLGNGGLGRLASCYLDSLATVGVQSVGYGIRYEFGIFDQTIRDGWQIQGTDKWLHGGNPWEVHRPGAVQDVMFGGHTEPWQDESDSPRKRWVPSIVIRGEAYDTPISGYDSDTCALMRLWKAEAVESFDFSAFNHGDYDRAVEQKVASENLSKVLYPNDELHRGKELRLKQQYFFTCCALQDMLRILSLRGAPPESFHSNWAVQLNDTHPAIAVAELMRLLVDQHGLGWDVAWKVTRSTFSYTNHTLLPEALERWPVDMIGGLLPRHLEIIYEINARFLDEVRAAFPGDDERLARLSLIDESGPRYVRMANLACVGSQTVNGVAELHSKLLRQTVLADFAALWPEKFTNVTNGVTPRRFVALANPGLGKLLAKVAGKNWPGDLEKLHKLEPHAEDPAFRQEWREVKLSNKRHLASLIAERTGIEVDPTSLFDVQVKRIHEYKRQHLNLLHVLTLYLRLKKDPKAEVPARTFIFGGKAAPGYFLAKRIIRLATAAGELINHDRDIAGRIKVVFFPDFNVRNGQSIYPAVDLSEQISLAGMEASGTGNMKMSLNGALTIGTLDGANVEIREAVGEENFFLFGLNAAEVPALKHGGYRPRDRYESDPLLREVIDFLTSGALGEDRDLFQPLVDNLLYHDPYLLLADYRGYLNAQQRVSELWMDPEAWTRASILNTARMGRFSSDRSIRDYCQRVWKVNVKKLKK